Sequence from the Colletotrichum higginsianum IMI 349063 chromosome 6, whole genome shotgun sequence genome:
TTATTGGTGCGGGACTGGCGGGGCTTTCTGCAGCTCACCAAGTCCGAAAAGCCGGCCTTAGTTGCATTGCTCTGGAGGCCCGCGATCGTGTGGGCGGCAAAACGTGGAGCCAGCCGATGGAGGATAacggaggccgaggagttTTTGATGTCGGGGCGGCCTGGATCAACGACACGAACCAGAGCAGGATGTTCGAGCTCGCCAGAAGATACGGAGCAGAGTTGATTGAGCAGAATACCACGGGAAACTGCGTTCTTCAAGATTTTGAAGACAAATGCAGCTCCTTTGCATATGGCGAGCTACCCAACGTAAGTTCAGTTCAACCATTTGGTTTGTGGACTTGAAGTACATGTAGCTGACAGGAATTTATCTATAACTAGTTCAACGAAGCAACTCGCAGTCATCTAGCCCAAATTAGGGATATAGTGGAAGCAGATTGCCAGGCCCTTGACGTCTACAGACCAAAGAACACATCATTCGATTCTCTTACATTTGAGGCATATCTTAAATCTCGAAATGCCGATGCTGCCGCGCTTGCCACCGCTACAGTATGGACTCGAGCAATGTTGGGCCAGGAGCCGAGAGATATCTCGGCACTTTACTTTCTCAACTACTGCAAGTCCGGCGGCGGTCTGCTGCAGATGAGGTCGGATAGAAAAGACGGAGGCCAATTCTTACGAGTCCGCCAGGGAACGCAGTTGTTTTCAAAGGGCATGGCGTCTTCGTTGCCTGACGGCATCGTCCGCCTCTCCAGCCCCGTACAAGCCGTCGTTCAAGGAGAGAACCGTTTCGTCAACATCGAAGCTGGCGGAAAGGTATTTGCGGCACAAAAGGTCATCACCACCGTCCCAGGCCCTGTTCTCAAGACCATCTCTTTCACCCCACCTCTGCCATATCAGAAGCGGGCCTGGATCGAGTCTCAAACCTACGGCTACTATACAAAAGCAATGATGCAGTTCAGCGCGCCATTCTGGGTCGAAAAGGGCTTTTGCGGCTTGGCGCAGTCTTTCATCGGGCCTGCTGCGGTAGTGCGTGACACGAGCAGCCCCGAAGACAAGAAGTTCGTCTTGACCTGTTTCATGGCAGGTGAACCTGGAAAAGCATGGGCAGCGATGGCAACCGCCGAGCGCGAAAACAGCTTGCTAGACCAGCTCAGCCATCTCTACGGGGTCAAGGATATCCGCCGTCTTTTCCTTCGCATGGTCCTGTATGAATGGGTCAGTGATGAGTACTCTGGGTGGGGATGTCCCTGCACATCACTCACtcccggcgtcctcgacacACTGGGAGGAGACGCACTCCGGGAGCCGTATCGTGATATTCACTTTGCGGGGACTGAGACGGCAGGCGAGTGGAAGGGTTACATGGAAGGCGCCGTACGAAGCGGAGAGCGGGCAGCGGCCGAGGTTGTGGAAAGTCTTAGAGGCGGCATCGTGTCCCGCCTGTAAAGTCCACACAGCCATTGCGAGAAACTCTCGGCCGGAGGATCTTGATTTCACAGTGAAGAGCGTGTCAATAATGTTGTGAACTGTCTATAGTATGTTATAGCTGCGCCAGGATGCTTACTACCACCATCGATCCCATCTCACACCACCCTGCTGTCTATACACACAGCAACTTATGTGAGCATCAACGTAGTTCCTTTTTGTCCAACGATTGATCGCCACTGGCTAGTGGTACGGCTTTCTGATGAGGGACCCCTTTTCCAAACTTCGTCTAGTACTTGCGTCCCAGTCCTCACCGCTTTGATGCCGTAGATTGCCACTTTCTCGTACCACATCTTGAAGCGGTCTTGTAGACTCTCGTCAAATGCCTCCGATGCTGCCATGAAAGATGGCCAGAAGAGAGGCGCGGCCAGCAATCCGGATTCGCTCTTGATGGCTTCGATGGACTCGATATCGTGTAGAACTGCTTGGACATATTGTCGCATATAGCGATGACTGAGAAGCCTGATATTTTGCGAAAAGTAAATAATGAGGGCGTTATGGAACGCGTGAGTCTGGTGGTAAATGATGCCAAAGCTAACACCAATATTGGCATCCCGGTAGCGAGCaagctcttcttcaagcGGCCAGTCAAAGATGTCTCTTTCGACCGTATCGCAAGCTCTTTCTAATTCTGTCGAAACCGATGGCGTATCATTTTTGTTTCTTACGCCTTCAATTCGATCCAGAAGGTCGATGGCTCGTTTAAGAAGTACTAATAAACTTTGTGGTATGCCGTATATGCATTCGAAAGAAGCCATCTCGTTTGCAGCGTGCACTGGTTCTGTGGAGGCCGATGAACTGTCTTCATCAGGACACCTCATAGGAGACTGCATCACGCCTTCTGGCTGGGGGGCGAGACATTGTTCTTTTTTGGGAGCCGAAAAGCGTGAGGCAGAACCCTGAGATGCTGCTGTGCTTTCATAGATGACTCTGAGATAGAAGTAGATGCGATGCAAGGCACGAGCCTTGGCCGATAGCTTGGGCTTCCCCCGGCCCATATGAATTATCAGTTGGTGAGCGCCATCTAGGTGTAGACGACAGGTGCTTGTGTCACCCGACATGACCTGTTACTAGTAtgagtttttttttttctatACTTGCATTGTCGAGATCAGACAATGACTTACGTTGATTGTGGTCATCGACAACATTGTCGCTAGAGACTCTTTATATTTTGGTCTCCCCGGCGAATGAAGATCGAGCTCCACGGCTTCCTTGAGCAACCCGATCGCTCTGTACCGGTACCGGGCAGCTGCCTCAACCCACTCATCATGTTGCGATTCTAGTGCTTGGGTGTTGGAGAAGTAATATGCACTGATGGACAGGAGAGCATTCCGCAGAGCGCTTCGAATCCTTGATGTCGTACCTATGATACTGAGCTCACCGGCACCTTGAATGGCCCGGGGAAGGTGGATCGTCTTCCATGGGCTTTTCATGTTGTCGATGACGCAGAAAATGTTAACAACTTTGTACATATAGTGATGCATGAGAAAGCGTTCTTGTTCCGAGAGCAAAGATTTTGGCGTTTGCGAAAGCCCTGGAAGCCGTCTGCGTCTGATGTAGTGTTCATCCGGCGGCGAAGTTGTTGCAACAACCGACAACTCCTCAGCCTCAGAACGACTTGGGTCTGCAAGGGTGAGATCGCTGCCACCTATCTCAACTCTCTTTGGTTCGTAGATAAATGGCCGTGATTTTTGATTTTCATGCAGGTTGCACAACTCCCATGCTGCCGCTGTCTCGGATTGTGACGGCGATGGAAAAACCACGGGTACCCTAGAGCTCTGAGACTCTGGCGAATCGAGGCATGTAAGTGATTGTGTCTCGGAGTCGAGGCACTCAGAACCCTCCTCTGGCAAAGGCGTTACCGTGAACGCATCATGCAACGGAGCTGTGCCGAAAACTCCGAAGGCATCGATGTTGATGACGACATCATCGCAACCAGAAGATGCAGACTCTTGCTTGAAAGAGTCGATCAGCCTGAGGATGCCGTCGACTTGCCCCCATGACAAAACTTTTTGGAAAGGGGCTAATTAGTTGTTAGCGACGATCTCACCATTCGATTGAAGGGTCCTGATACTTACGAAATGCGATCTGACGTCTTGAAAATGAAGTGGTAGGCACCTCCCTGGCTAGTTCAGGGCTTGATAAGGTGGAACCAGGAGTGAATGCAGTTTCTGGTGGAAGCCATTGCAGACGGATACCATAACCTCCACATTCCAGCCCCCTCAGATTACACTGATGACATCCAGGCTTGTTCTCGTCGCATTTCACCTTTCTCGACCGGCATGTCCAACAACCAGTGAAAGTCTTGGTGCGTTTACGGCGTCGATGGGTCGCATGCACCGGAGACGCCATTGAACAGTGTCGTTAAGTGTTGTGGGATCGAATAATTTGTTTGCCCTGTCCTCACATCGTGTAAATCAGGAAGCTGGGACCGAGGAGGCCTGATAGAACACTGTCTATGAGTTGGTCAAGCCGGTCCATTTCCAAACGATCCTGGTCTTGGAGATAAGTGCGGGGAGACTCCGACATGAGATGCGCCTATCGCGGCAAAGCCAGTTCAACCGAACAGGATCAAGGTGGGTCTCGATGATAACGTATCTATCATTGATACCACGAAAGGAAGGCGACAGCGAAACCAACCATTTCGCAGATGCAGATAGGATGCCGAGACTCCAGGACTGGCACCATAGTAGATCACCTACCCCTAATGTTTACCGGTCCTTGATCCAATATCTAGCCAAAATCCTCAGTGGGCCGAGGACAAGATGTCATCCAAAGTGCTAACATTTTCATGTATTTCGCTATTTAATCATTCTTGTTCCGCCATATTCTTGTATCCCGAGACAAGGCGTTACACAATCTAGTTACTCTACCGAAGCACAAACGCCTCGTCGATAAGGAGTCATATTTTCTCACAGCCATGTCAACTGCCACCATTACCCTGGCCCCGAGTGCGGCAGATGCCTCTCTAGAGGTGAAACCTGACATGACAGAAAAGTCAGGGGTGACGGCACTTTCGACTGGGGGCTATGAGTTTCCCGGCATTCCCGATATACCTGATCTGTACAAGAAACGACAATGGCAGCTTGAGCACATGGCTGGTGCATTTCGAGTATTTGCTCGCAAAGGCTTCACCGAGGGTACCAGTGGACATATCAGCGTTCGAGACCCAGTAGATCCTAACACTTTTTGGATCAACCCGTGAGTCGTCCATACCACTAAATATTCATCTTCTAACCGCCAGACAGGCTTGGTAAGCATTTTGGTATGCTCAAGGCCAGCGACATGGTTCACATCGATGAAAACGGTCAAGTCATCGGTGGTAACAGAGCCGCGGTGAATGCAGCGGGCTTTATGATTCACAGTGCGATACATAAAGCGCGCCCCGACATTCACGCAGCTTGCCATACACACTCACCCGCTGGGAAAGCTTGGTCAACTTTTGGGAGACCGCTCGACATTATCAGTCAGGACACGTGCAACTTCTGGGGTATCCAAGCTGTTTACAAAACGtttggtggtgtggtgttgGAGGCGGACGAGAGCGAAAAGATTGCGGCAACCCTTGGCGAGAAGGGCCGCGTGATTGTGCTGCAAAATCATGGATTGTTGACGACTGGGGGTACAGTCGACGAAGCAGCGTATCTGTTCACGTTGATGGAGAAGTCGTGCGAGGTTCAGATCATGGTGGAAAGCACAGGACTACCTAAGAACTTCATCGGAGACAATGAAGCTGAGTTTTCTGCTAAGGTTAACGCTGATCCGGTATGTTTTGATAACTATGGTTGCTCAGCAGGCGCTGATTACTATCTTAGGAGACATTATATACAGAATTTCAACCCGATTTTGAGTATGAGATCTGGAAATCGCGAGGAGAGTTGCATAAGGGAGATTAGATAAGAAACCATTACTATATTGGAAGGATTTTCAATAAGAAAGGTACAGCTAGTAATACAGAACTAATAGTTCTACTACAAAAGTAAAACTTCACGCTACTGCGGCTGATGGCAACATACAGGATCGTAACAAGTGAGGCAGAGCTACCTAATAGAAACTGCATTGACTACAACTAGTTTAAGTTGGCGCTGGTGGCGATTCCGCGCGGCTTCAATATAACTACTCCTCTACCTGTCTGTACAAATCTATCTAAGCCTTTCTTAATCCTTCTGGGGTAATACTGCAACTCTTGCATGCGCTCCTGAAAAACCTGCCCCCCTTCTATACATCAATACGGTCCCTGTATGCCTGAACTCTTCCCCTATCCAATACAACAACCCGATTGAACGTTGTTACTACCTCTATTCTGTATGTTACTGCTACTATTGTACTTCCCTAGAGCGTCTTCCTCACCCTCCTATTACTTAAATATTGGCACTGACGCCCAGCGTGCCTAAAGCCTCGTCCAGTATGCAGATCTAAGGCTCCTGCAGTAGCACACGCGCGAGCCCAGCTACTGGGCCCTCGCTGTTCTAGTGGAGATGCAGTTGGTAGTGGTATCTAAGTCTAGACTCACGGAGCTTGCCAAAAGGACTGCGCGCGCGGCAGAGCAGTTGAGAATAGCGAGAACACATACAATATACTGAAGCCCATAGGCTATTCCACTATTCAACAGAAACCACTTCGTACAATATGTATACTAGATATACCTTTTAAGGTAGAAGAAACCGCCTAGCGGATAAGCTCTAGATAGTTGATCTAACCCTACCTAACCCTAACCTAAAGGTTTGGTACGGACAAAGGCTGCCTGCGCCTTAttcggcgatgacgagcaGAGAGTCTCACCTCAACTCTTTAGATTATACAAGTACAATGCACTTCTCAGCTTCATGCCCGGGGGTCGAAGACAAGAGCAAACATCCATCTTTAGGGAGATGGAATCTTGCTTGGAGGCAAATCCCGACCAACTGCCGATTCCGCATTCGGCACCAGAGTGGGAAGACGAAAGTTACCGTAGGTATTCGAAGAAAACCAATATATATTCACCACAGTTTTCTATCGCATGTCTTGCCGCAAGCAACCTGTACCAGCAACGGCACGGAACCAATACCAAACAGGCAGCGCCACGAGGCAAACCACCCAGTCGTTTGGTTTACTTACATGGAAGTTTAGTCAAGAGATTGTCTTTGGCGGCAGCGCTGGCTGCGGGGAGGCCCGCTACTCGTTGTCGACCCACCACGTGAAAGAGGCCTTGTGGCGACCAGGCGCATATCCGTTGCATGTAGTCTCC
This genomic interval carries:
- a CDS encoding Component of the argr regulatory complex: MASPVHATHRRRKRTKTFTGCWTCRSRKVKCDENKPGCHQCNLRGLECGGYGIRLQWLPPETAFTPGSTLSSPELAREVPTTSFSRRQIAFPPFQKVLSWGQVDGILRLIDSFKQESASSGCDDVVINIDAFGVFGTAPLHDAFTVTPLPEEGSECLDSETQSLTCLDSPESQSSRVPVVFPSPSQSETAAAWELCNLHENQKSRPFIYEPKRVEIGGSDLTLADPSRSEAEELSVVATTSPPDEHYIRRRRLPGLSQTPKSLLSEQERFLMHHYMYKVVNIFCVIDNMKSPWKTIHLPRAIQGAGELSIIGTTSRIRSALRNALLSISAYYFSNTQALESQHDEWVEAAARYRYRAIGLLKEAVELDLHSPGRPKYKESLATMLSMTTINVMSGDTSTCRLHLDGAHQLIIHMGRGKPKLSAKARALHRIYFYLRVIYESTAASQGSASRFSAPKKEQCLAPQPEGVMQSPMRCPDEDSSSASTEPVHAANEMASFECIYGIPQSLLVLLKRAIDLLDRIEGVRNKNDTPSVSTELERACDTVERDIFDWPLEEELARYRDANIGVSFGIIYHQTHAFHNALIIYFSQNIRLLSHRYMRQYVQAVLHDIESIEAIKSESGLLAAPLFWPSFMAASEAFDESLQDRFKMWYEKVAIYGIKAVRTGTQVLDEVWKRGPSSESRTTSQWRSIVGQKGTTLMLT
- a CDS encoding Flavin containing amine oxidoreductase codes for the protein MIPPLPTKNAVMSRLIKTVDLSNTTTAYYAPATITRSGALVHVSGLPGNAKDGHVPADYESQVHLALLNLRKVILASESAVSNIASLTLYIVDYDAAKQQHARHVQRFLGQHRPAMTLVPVQQLAVPGWLIEINAVVARPDLLTVPRILPSVQQQQTVDVVIIGAGLAGLSAAHQVRKAGLSCIALEARDRVGGKTWSQPMEDNGGRGVFDVGAAWINDTNQSRMFELARRYGAELIEQNTTGNCVLQDFEDKCSSFAYGELPNFNEATRSHLAQIRDIVEADCQALDVYRPKNTSFDSLTFEAYLKSRNADAAALATATVWTRAMLGQEPRDISALYFLNYCKSGGGLLQMRSDRKDGGQFLRVRQGTQLFSKGMASSLPDGIVRLSSPVQAVVQGENRFVNIEAGGKVFAAQKVITTVPGPVLKTISFTPPLPYQKRAWIESQTYGYYTKAMMQFSAPFWVEKGFCGLAQSFIGPAAVVRDTSSPEDKKFVLTCFMAGEPGKAWAAMATAERENSLLDQLSHLYGVKDIRRLFLRMVLYEWVSDEYSGWGCPCTSLTPGVLDTLGGDALREPYRDIHFAGTETAGEWKGYMEGAVRSGERAAAEVVESLRGGIVSRL
- a CDS encoding Class II Aldolase and Adducin domain-containing protein, encoding MSTATITLAPSAADASLEVKPDMTEKSGVTALSTGGYEFPGIPDIPDLYKKRQWQLEHMAGAFRVFARKGFTEGTSGHISVRDPVDPNTFWINPLGKHFGMLKASDMVHIDENGQVIGGNRAAVNAAGFMIHSAIHKARPDIHAACHTHSPAGKAWSTFGRPLDIISQDTCNFWGIQAVYKTFGGVVLEADESEKIAATLGEKGRVIVLQNHGLLTTGGTVDEAAYLFTLMEKSCEVQIMVESTGLPKNFIGDNEAEFSAKVNADPETLYTEFQPDFEYEIWKSRGELHKGD